CTCTGCGACGCGAGCACGCTTCCCTGAAGGTGCTGCCCGGCACCGTCGATCCCATACTTGGCGCGCTCTGGCGGGCGCGGAGCGGACAGCTCCCAATCGCAGGTTGAACTGAAAAGAATATCGGCCGGCACCGAATACCGAAGTTTCGCCTCTGATATTCTCAGAATAATGATTATTTGAAGCCATTGTTTTCATTAATTGAATTTTTACTGTATATAGGTAAGGGCCACTCGTGGAATCCATCACTGCGGGGCTTGGCACGTTGACTATTTTCAAGCATTGGAAAGCTCTTGTGGTTCGTGTGATTTGATGCGCAAGATTACGTTCGAACTCTGTGCAGAGACTCTTCAGGCCTGCCTCGCCGCGCGCGAAGGGGGCGCCGATCGCATTGAACTTTGCACCGCCCTCAGCGAAGGCGGTCTAACGCCGAGTCACGCTCTAACGCACGCAGCGGTTCTTCGCAGTGGTATCCCTGTTCATGTCCTGTTGCGGCCTCGAAGTGGCGACTTCCACTACACGGACGATGAGTTCGCCGTCATGCGGGAGGACCTGCTTCACGCGCGCGGACTCGGAGCCAGCGGCTTTGTGCTCGGCATACTCCGCGCCGACGGCACAGTAGACTCCGAACGCACCCGCGAGCTAGTGGAATTGGCGGCTCCGCTTGAGATCACCTTTCATCGCGCCTTCGATTACACCACCTCGCTGGAGCAGGCTCTCGAAGATGTGATTGCCACTGGTTGCGGACGTGTTCTTACCTCCGGTGGCGAACCTGATGTACTGTCGGGAGCGGACAAACTGGCACGACTGGTAAAACTCGCTGACGGAAGAATTGATGTCGCTGTCGGCGGGGGTCTGCGCATCAAGGACGCAAGGGCTCTGGCTCGCGCGACCGGTGCAAGCCATTTTCATGGTTCTCTGCGGCGGAGCGAAGCCAGCAAGATGCAACATGAGCGTCGCTGGGTGCTAGAGGATGCAGACTCACTCGACGGCACCTCACGCTTCGTGGTGGACGCAGCAGATGTGCTCGCCATGATCGAGAACCTGCGAAGTTCCTGACGTCCCAAAACTTTCAACATGTATCAAAGCGGGTTACAAGTCGCTCCAGGCTTAGTCCGGCATGCCCTTGGCTTTGCAGACTGGGCAACTGCGACGATGCTCTCTAAGAATCTCTGCCGCTACATCTTGTTCACGCTCCGCGGTCTGAAGTCTTGCTCTGCGCACGATAAACGGGGATGCGTTTGGAGATGAACTCTCTAAATCATTCTCCGCCGCTAAACGTGTTCTCGTGGCTTCTTCATACTGGCGTTCGATTCTGTAGCATTCCGGGTTTGACATGGCAGCAACGCGTTCACCAGGCTGTCTAATATGAGCACAGAGATCACTTTGACTGGCTCTGTGTCGGACTATAACAGACGCCTCTCCGCGAATTCAAAAGCCTCCCAGACTGTTCGGGAGGCTTTCTTCGTTTCTTTTATTGAACTCGTGTAGAACCTAAGTGTTTTAGGAGATCTACTAAGTTATTTGGAATCATGGTGGGCAGTGAGGGACTCGAACCCCCGACATCCTGCTTGTAAGGC
This Tunturibacter gelidoferens DNA region includes the following protein-coding sequences:
- a CDS encoding copper homeostasis protein CutC, translated to MRKITFELCAETLQACLAAREGGADRIELCTALSEGGLTPSHALTHAAVLRSGIPVHVLLRPRSGDFHYTDDEFAVMREDLLHARGLGASGFVLGILRADGTVDSERTRELVELAAPLEITFHRAFDYTTSLEQALEDVIATGCGRVLTSGGEPDVLSGADKLARLVKLADGRIDVAVGGGLRIKDARALARATGASHFHGSLRRSEASKMQHERRWVLEDADSLDGTSRFVVDAADVLAMIENLRSS